TAAACACTCTCTCTTAAACAGGAACATTGGGAAAGGGCACTAAGACGCACCAGTGGAGTTAAACAGAGGGACTTCCTTGGCATAAAGTTTGAGATCTTAGAGAAGAGCAaatcagagagagggagagtgttctcctttaaagaaagaaaggatgggggCATTTTAGTTATTACTAAGTCAAGGATCATGATTAAGGCCCAGAGATTCTAGAAAGGAGGTAGAGGAAAGGAAAGATCTCAGAGTAAACTGAAATAATTCCCAAGATCCAGGATCTATGAAACTGTCAAAAGTTGGCCTAGAGAATTAAGAGAGTAGCCATGAAATAAGTTGGAGTTCATAATCCTAAATGACTAGGATAACTAGAGGGCATGGTGCTAGGACATAACTAGCACGTGTCAGAACAGGATCACAGATTCCCACTGTGACCCAAATATTCGAGCCTTCCCTATTCCGGGGAGGACACCATCCACCCAGATACTTTGGCCAAATGATTGCTGTCCTTCCCTTATGATGTCACAGTTATTCAGATTTTCACACCTGAGGCCCCAGACACTGTGGGACAAAGATAAGCCGTTCCTGCTCTACCCTATCTGAATTCTGGTACTACCAGATCCATGGGCGTCATGAAATGGACATTAGTGCACAACACCATATATTGGAAAGGTGGATGACCAGAATGcattctattcatttattcttcatttaagTCCATCCTGTACTTCATCAGTATTTCACTTTACATATTCCATTCGAATCCAATTCCTATCCCATCCTTCATAATCTTGGATTCTGTTTTTTATTCCAAGTTTCATTCCAttcttttgtgatatttttaaatttatagtgcGTGTTTCATGGTCCATTTATTTTAGGCCATTGCATATTCCACTCCGTATTGTGGTTGttcctattttaatttccttctgttttctttaattctttactTCACACCATActccattttacttctttttttcatgtaacatattttcctttattccatatgccatgagatatttccattttgcattctattccatttttccattatgttccattCAATTTTCCATTCCATATCCTATTCGAGTCCGtattccatttccattttatttgtttccactAGAATCAGTCTCAATTTCATCACATTCTGCATTCCATTCCAAATCCATTTTCCACTCCCTATTAAATACTCCAACTACTATTTCGTTTTTGTGTTGTGTTTCAGTCCAGTTGCTCATTAATTGCACAAAATATCCCATTCCATGTGGCCAGAATTGCTGTCACAGCAACTTTCAGGAGAACCACCTAccaaaatttttatcaaataattaCAATTGCACGTTAGCTGTattcagaatttccttttctggGAATTTATCCGCAACAAGATCACATTTGAAGATCTGgacaatttttaataaaaagcatataTCTTACATGGATGTGTTATAGAGAGTGAAAAGCTGGAAACAACAAATGTTGATCAGTATAGCAGTGTTTGAAAATGTAAGCTTCCTCCATAAAAGGAGTATTTTGTAGTTACACAATGGCCTTGTCgaaatttatttattgacatGGAAAGTGTGTTTTATGGACTCAGAAAGCAGGTTACAAAACAATATGTACACATaagtaattcatttttataaaagcaaaaggaCTGATTTATGAATGGCCAttctaccaaaaaataaacatcctCACTACTTGCCTTTGGGTATATGGGAACCTAGGTTCTAGTTTTCCTtacatttgcttttctgttttgggTACAGAACAGTAATAATGACTTTCATAATAATGACTAAAAATTAGTTTCCAAATATTGCACTCCAAGCCTGTGCATCACACCATGTTTATATTAACTGAAACTAGAGAGTAGAGCAAATCGATTAATGTACATTCATTAGTGGATTACTATACAGCCCATACAAACGGTGATGCATCTTTAAGGGCAACATTACCATTAATCCCAGGCAATCTGTGTATGTTCAGGGTACAAGGCAGGAGGAAGAATCGTGCTGGAAAATTTAAATTCACCCTACCCTCCCACCCCCGGACTTGCCAAAATGCTGAACTTCCTGAGCCAAGACCCCAGTGTAGGCCCCATCCCTTTGCTCCCTTTCAGGCCACTGTCCAACCAGATTTCTGAGTTGGGTTACCCAGATGCCTGGAGGAGTTCTGGGACCGTCCCCTTTAGGGTCACAGATACGGGTCCAGTGTCCTGACCATATTCCAGGAGGGATGACTAGCTAGGGACTGAGCCAGAGTGGTGCTACAGGCTAGGCTTACTTGGGGTGACTCAAAGTGTTTATATAGACAGCCTCTCTATGCCTGCCTCCTCTTTTGAAACACACATACTCCTAGATAAGGATGGGGAATTCACAGCATTGGTCCAGCCGGGTTCAGTCGGGCCTGGGTGATGAGGCTGACGGGACTGACGGGGCGAACGGGACTGATGGGGTAAGAGGGGTGGATGGGGCAGAATGGGCAGACAGGACTGACGGGCGGACGGGACTGACGGGGCGAACGGAACTGACGAGGCGAACGGGACTGACGGGGTGAACCGGAaggatgggatggatggggggatGGGGCAGACCAGACCCCAAAGTGTGGAGCACACCCCCCTGCTCCGCGCTAGATGGAGCCAGTTTTGCCCGCTCTCGGAGGGCGAGATGAGAGTCACGTGACGCCCAGCTCGCCAATCAGAAGGAAAGACTCTGCCAGGCCCGCCCACCCTCCTCACTCTGGGCGTCCCGGGCTCCAGTGAGGCAGCGTCTGCAGCTTCGCTCTCCGGTCTTGAGCTAGAATCTGGCATTATGGCCACCCAGTCGAGCTTGGAGAaagagcagcagccacagcagggtGAGGTGCCTGCAGAGCCGAAGAATGGCGTCACTTCTGCGCCTGGCGACACCCGTGAGACCGAGAACCCCGATCCTGGTGCCTTGGTTTCCAGCGACTCCGGTGACCCGTCTCCGTCGGGTGGCGGCGCTCCTCAAGGAGACACAGTGAGTTCGTCCTGCGATGTGGCCGATGCCGGCACCATTTCGCTCACTGGGGCAGATGTGGGGCCGCCCTCGGTGGAGGGTGTGCAGGAGAGAGGGTGCCCCGACCTCCAAGGCGGCGGAAGTTCCCCTGCGAAGCTGATCTGTTTGGTGCTCGAGACGGGCCAAGGCATCCAGATCGCACCTTCGGGCAGTGGAGGCGCCATCGGGCAAGCAGCAGGGGGCGCTGGCCAGCGTCCCACCCAAACCACGAGCCCGGGGAAGAGCAGTGGGAAGAAGCGGCCCCGCGGTGAGGAGGCTGCCCCAGTTCAGAAGCTTCCACGGCGCTGTTTGTTTCCCGGGGCTGCCGGGCCCCAGTGGTCCATGCCTTCACCACCATCTTCTCCGAGGTCTGAGCCCAGCAGCTGCGGCCATTCTCAGGCTTCTCAGCAGAGCAACGCATCGCCGCCGGGTCCTGCCCTCCGAAGCAAGACCAAAGCACCAGGCCCTGCTCTTTGCGGTCAAGCAgccaggccaggccctgccctccgcCGCCGCAGCCACGCCACCGCATCGGGCCCTGCTCTTCGCAGCCGTTCATCCGTGCAAGGCCCTGCCCTCCGCGGCCACACCACCCCGCAGGGTCCTGCTCTCCGCAGTCAAGCAGTCAGTCCAGGCCCTGCCTTCCGCCGCCACACCACGCAGCCAGGCCCGGCTCCTCGTAGCCACGCATCTGGGGCCCGCGCTACTGTTCGCAGCCGTGCAGCTGAGCAGCGCTCTGCTCGCCACCACCGCCGTGCACCAGAGCCAGGCCCAGCTCACCGCCATATACCCGCGCCAGGCCCTGCTCTCCAGCACCATGCATCCGTGCCAGGCCCTGCTCAACGCCGTCGCGGTGCACCCGAGCCAGGCCCAGCTCGCCGCCGTATACCCGCGCCGGGCCCTGATCTCCCGCGCAATGCATCGGAGCTAGGCCCTgcttgccgccgccgccgccgccgcggttCGTCTGCTCCAAGCCCTGCTCCTCGCCGCCGCCGTGGTTCAGTCCCAGATCCTGCTGCTCGCCGCCGCCGTGGTTCAGTCCCAGATCCTGCTGCTCGCCGCCGCCGTGGTTCAGTCCCAGATCCTGCTCCTCGCCGCCTCCGTGGTTCAGCACCAGGTCCTGCTCCTCGCCGCCTCCGTGGTTCAGCACCAGGTCCTGCTCCTCGCAGCCGCCGTGGTTCAGCACCAGGTCCTGCTCCTCGCCGCCGCCGTGCTCCAGCGCCAGGCTCAGCTCAACGCCGCCGCGGTGCTTCCGCGCCAGGCCCTGCTTCCCGTCGCCGTGCATCTGGGGACACCAGCCCGCCAGGTCCTGCTCTCCGTGGCCGCGCATCCGGGCCAGGCCCTGCCCTTCGAAGCCGCACATCCGGGCCAAGCCCTGCCCTCCGAAGCTGCGCCGCCCAGCTAGGCCCTGCCCTCCGAAGCAGCAGCACAACTCCAGGCTTTGTCCTCCGGAGCCGCGCCACTCAGCGAAGATCAGCCCCTAGCAGCAGCTCCTCTTCATCCGAGTCTGCTGGCCAGAGTCCTCCTCCGTCCCCTGGTTTCGCCTCAGGACGGCGAATCTCTCAGAGCAGCTCAAGCTCTCCTGAGCCTGAGCAAGCAAGCCTTGCTACCGAGCGTCCCTGGCACGCAGTCCGTATGCGTGcctcctcaccctctcctcctGGTAGGGGCTATCGTCTCCCAGTGCAGTTTGGTGAGAATTTCTCCTCCTCATCCACCTCCTCTTCCCCCGCCCTCCGTCCCCTCCCTCTCCTACCTCCCTCCCCTGTTACCCCTGCTCGTGGGTCTCCTGGCCAgagctccttttcctcctcctccactaaTTACTCTGGCCGCagttccccttcctcttctcctagGTTTTGTGGTCTGAGCTCCATTTCCACTCCTAGTCCTGCTAGCCTTAGGCGCATCCTGCTGCCTGAGCTTGATGCCCTGAGCCCTCTCTCTTCAGGAGAGCCGGCTGAGACAGGGAGCCCGCCTCCCTCTCCTACACCTCCTGTGCCTTGATCCTTCAACAGCATCTTTGTAAGGCCCGCAGAAGGAATCAGCAGCCACCCACTGCCCTAAATGGGCTGCTTGTTCTGCGGTTACCTGTGAGGTTTGTTTCCAAGTGTTCTAGCCCTTAACCAACATTAATGAGCAGTTTTGAAGCCTCTTCTTATAATGGCCCTCTCTAGCAGTTATCTGCTGTTAGCACTTGATTCCAGACCCCCCACCAAAGCCTGCTTTTGCCCCTAGGCTGAGATTTCCCTTTTCCAAGttgcatttataaaatgaaattgttgaatgaataaaattaaatgttgatTTCATTAAAAACTGTAGCTTTTTTATTGTCCAAAAAAACTTAatcctatgttttatttatagGACTTAAGAACGTTGTTGGCATACTAGCTGACTCATTGGGAgggagagaataaaatacctagcatttatttctttctcctgtcTAACATGGAGTTCAGTCCCGGTGATTCCCACTTATATGCCATATATCCTCTTTGCATAGGTGAGTAGCAACTTGgacaaaaaaaaggagcagaggtTCAACCCAAGGTGGCTAGAGAAGCAGAGCGATGGAGATACCCACATTGAAAGAAGCAGGGTGCGACCCTGTGTGGATGAGGGAAATATTTCCTCAAGTGGGAGTAGG
Above is a genomic segment from Sus scrofa isolate TJ Tabasco breed Duroc chromosome X, Sscrofa11.1, whole genome shotgun sequence containing:
- the CXHXorf67 gene encoding uncharacterized protein CXorf67 homolog, whose protein sequence is MATQSSLEKEQQPQQGEVPAEPKNGVTSAPGDTRETENPDPGALVSSDSGDPSPSGGGAPQGDTVSSSCDVADAGTISLTGADVGPPSVEGVQERGCPDLQGGGSSPAKLICLVLETGQGIQIAPSGSGGAIGQAAGGAGQRPTQTTSPGKSSGKKRPRGEEAAPVQKLPRRCLFPGAAGPQWSMPSPPSSPRSEPSSCGHSQASQQSNASPPGPALRSKTKAPGPALCGQAARPGPALRRRSHATASGPALRSRSSVQGPALRGHTTPQGPALRSQAVSPGPAFRRHTTQPGPAPRSHASGARATVRSRAAEQRSARHHRRAPEPGPAHRHIPAPGPALQHHASVPGPAQRRRGAPEPGPARRRIPAPGPDLPRNASELGPACRRRRRRGSSAPSPAPRRRRGSVPDPAARRRRGSVPDPAARRRRGSVPDPAPRRLRGSAPGPAPRRLRGSAPGPAPRSRRGSAPGPAPRRRRAPAPGSAQRRRGASAPGPASRRRASGDTSPPGPALRGRASGPGPALRSRTSGPSPALRSCAAQLGPALRSSSTTPGFVLRSRATQRRSAPSSSSSSSESAGQSPPPSPGFASGRRISQSSSSSPEPEQASLATERPWHAVRMRASSPSPPGRGYRLPVQFGENFSSSSTSSSPALRPLPLLPPSPVTPARGSPGQSSFSSSSTNYSGRSSPSSSPRFCGLSSISTPSPASLRRILLPELDALSPLSSGEPAETGSPPPSPTPPVP